The Thermodesulfobacteriota bacterium DNA window ATCTCTTATTTTTGCAAGTGAAAGCTGAAGGGTTCTGGGAATAGGAGTGGCGCTTAATGAAAGCACGTCTACACCCTCTTTTAGCTTTTTCAGCTTTTCTTTTTGACCTACTCCAAATCTATGCTCTTCGTCTATAATTAAAAGACCAAGATCTTTAAACTTTATTTTGTCATTTAAAAGCTTATGAGTGCCTATAGCTATATCTATCTTTCCGTCCTCAAGACTCTGGACAATTTCTTTCTCTTGCTTGCCAACATTAAATCTTGATAAAGCTCCAATATTGATCGGATATCCTTTTAAGCGTTTTAGAGCGGTTTTATGGTGCTGATCAGCTAAGAGCGTGGTAGGAACTAAGAATGCAACCTGTTTTCCGTCCATAGAGGCTTTAAATGCGGCTCTAAGGGCAACCTCGGTCTTTCCAAAGCCTACATCGCCGCAGATTAGCCTGTCCATAGGCTTTGAGGACTCCATATCAAGCATTACATCCTCTATTGCAGCTTCCTGATCGGGAGTTTCCTCGTATCCAAACTCAAGCTCAAACTCTCTATATGTCTCGTCTCTTTGAGAATATCTAAAGCCCTTTTGCGCCTTTCTTTTGGCATAGAGCTCTAAAAGTTCGCCCGCAACGTTTTCCACAGCTTTTCTTACTTTCTTTACTCTTGTGTTCCAGCTCTGGTTTCCAAGCTTATCAATTTTGTGGGGTTTACCGTCTCCAATGTACCTCTGAACGAGCTTGAGCTTATCTACCGGTACATAAATCTTATCCCCTCCGGAATATTCGCACTGTAGAAAATCTCCTTCTGTGTCTCCTATCCTGAGCTTCTTGAGATTTCTAAATATCCCGATGCCAAACTCTACATGTACTATATAATCGCCAGGCTTTAATTCACTAAATGATGTTATAAATGCTGAGGGAACATTTTTCCCTTTTTTGTATGATGCCCGGTTTTTCTTCTCACCAAAAATGTCTTCTTCGGTAAGTATCTCAAGCTTGGCCTCATAGAGCTTAAATCCCTTGGATAGGCTCCCAACTGATGAATTCACATTCTCGTACCCTCGCTCATTTAGAAGCGAGAGGATTTTCTCTTGCTCATTTTGTGTTTTAAATGCTAAGAGCATTGAGTATCCGTGCTTTTTTGATTCATCAATCTTCTCTGATAGCGTATCTATGGGTGAGTGGTCTTGCTCGGATTGTGCAAGCGTAATTGACTCGGAGTTGAATTTGAAATGCAGCTCTTTAGTCCCGGATAATTCAAAGTCAGCAAGATTGATGGTCTGAAGCTTTTTTATGGTTTTGTTGATATAATCATCTTTGAGATAGAGCTCGTCAATTTCAGGGGCAATCTTGAGCTGCTTTTGTAATGTAGTTTCAACTTGGGCTAGATCATTTCTAAAAGTTTCTATGGCAGTTGAATTATCTTCAGGTCCGTCATCTATTATTAGTATGTCCTCTGGCAGGTAATCAAATATGCTGCCTAACTTCGAATAAAACGCCGGAAGCATCCATTCCATATTTGGAATTCTGTTCCCTTTTTCAATAGGCTCAATCATATCTAATTTAGTTCTTCCTAAAACTCCTTTTTCTTCTGCTTTTGTTCTTAAATACT harbors:
- the mfd gene encoding transcription-repair coupling factor, giving the protein MSNKSSFKHEHLYKYLFKHDSFKSLIQKIEAGDNRVSLHGLSGTSKYFLLSAIYYFTNRPFLLLCPSRRKAESAVNNLSFFLNSAPWVLEKKEPSIGEVVFSSKSQLLKEKNSWLYSAISGKPLIAEISALFEKTITRKNFENFLIHIQKGDLLIREELIEQLAQTGYVQTDFVQGRGDISVRGSIIDVFSSGHARPIRIEFIGDEVGSIREFSVDDQKTTDKIDSSTILPISSIVLNENTIKRASEYLRTKAEEKGVLGRTKLDMIEPIEKGNRIPNMEWMLPAFYSKLGSIFDYLPEDILIIDDGPEDNSTAIETFRNDLAQVETTLQKQLKIAPEIDELYLKDDYINKTIKKLQTINLADFELSGTKELHFKFNSESITLAQSEQDHSPIDTLSEKIDESKKHGYSMLLAFKTQNEQEKILSLLNERGYENVNSSVGSLSKGFKLYEAKLEILTEEDIFGEKKNRASYKKGKNVPSAFITSFSELKPGDYIVHVEFGIGIFRNLKKLRIGDTEGDFLQCEYSGGDKIYVPVDKLKLVQRYIGDGKPHKIDKLGNQSWNTRVKKVRKAVENVAGELLELYAKRKAQKGFRYSQRDETYREFELEFGYEETPDQEAAIEDVMLDMESSKPMDRLICGDVGFGKTEVALRAAFKASMDGKQVAFLVPTTLLADQHHKTALKRLKGYPINIGALSRFNVGKQEKEIVQSLEDGKIDIAIGTHKLLNDKIKFKDLGLLIIDEEHRFGVGQKEKLKKLKEGVDVLSLSATPIPRTLQLSLAKIRDISLITTPPEGRQAIETYVYKNSGNIISEAVSKEIKRGGAVFFIHNRIKDIYRVADQVQQLAPNAKIEVTHGRMREKPLEEAIERFINGQIDILVTTAIVESGLDIPRANTIVIDEAHTFGLADLYQLRGRVGRSEKKAYSYMLIPSSKPLTDEAKRRLKVISEFKELGSGFKLALSDLEIRGAGHLFGNEQSGHIADVGLEMYL